The sequence TTCGTCCAATACCTTATTTACTTTCCCCGGTCCAAATACAATCTGGAGCGTGTCACTCTCAACAACCCCAAGAACTCCCTCTACCTTTTTCACGCCTTCAATATCAGCCTTTGATGTATCCCTTAAGCCGACACGAAGCCTTGTCATGCAGGCAGCATTGGAAGTTATGTTCGCTTTTCCCCCAAGCAGCGTTAATAATTGTTCACTGATTTGCTTGTAATTCACGATAATCCTCCTTTGAAAATATAATTAAGTTATTAAAAAACTTTAAAACTCCTTTCTTTTATTTCAAAGCCTTGCGGATCTTCCCTCCGGCTTGTGATAACTTTTGTCTTGCATCCTCTGGATCACAGTCCAGCAATATCATTGTAATAGCAGTTTTAACATGTCCTTCTGCCTGTTTTAATACCGTTTCGGCTTCTTCTCTGGTACAGCCTGTTGCTGTCATCACAATATTCTGTGATCTTACTACCAGCTTTTCGTTGCTCTGCTTTACATCAACCATAAGATTTTCGTAGGCTTTCCCGATTCCAACCATGCTTCCTGTTGAAATCATATTGAGGATCATCTTTTGTGCTGTTCCTGCCTTTAATCTGGTTGATCCGGTCAATACCTCAGGTCCTGTCACCGGTTCAATGGCCAGCTTTGCTTTTTTTCCTACATCAGATCCTTTATTACATGCAATGGCTACGGTATGGCAGCCTGTTTTATTTGCAAAATCAAGGCCGTAGATTACATAAGGTGTTCGGCCGGACGCCGCCAGTCCGATTACAATATCCTTTGAGGTAAGACCAATCTCCTTTAACTCTGCCTCACATAAGGTCTCACTATCCTCGGCTCCTTCTACTGCCTCTACAAACGCTTTATCTCCGCCTGCGATCAGGCCTACTACCAGTTCCCTGGGAACGCCGAAGGTGGGCGGACATTCTACCGCATCCAGTACTCCAAGACGACCGGATGTTCCTGCGCCAATATATATGATACGGCCTCCTGCTTTCAGGCTGTCTGTTGCCCATTCGATTGCTGTGGCAATCTGTGGGAGCACTTCCTCCACGGCTTTTACGGCCTTTTCATCTTCCTGGTTCATGATAGCCGCAATTTGAAGCGGTGTCATTTCATCCAGGTTCATGGTATCCGGATTGCGGGACTCTGTTGTCAGCACTGACAAATCAATCATGCTCTGTACTTCCTTTCTTCTGTATATAATTTTTCGTAAATTTACTCATACACACATCATAATTTCTATTGACATAAGCAGTAAAAAAAATGTCTATTACATTTAATTGTGAAATTCGGGAAGACATGGCACCGCTTCGGTGTATCAGCTCTGTTGCCGCAACAGGAAGGACGAAATCAGCTTCAGAAGCCAGTTCCGATTCCACTGCCCTTGTTATAGCGATCACCTTTGCCCCATTTCCTTTTGCTTCCTTTACGCACTGAAGTATTTCTTCCGTAAGTCCTGAATAGCTGATGGCGATAGCAAGATCACCTTTTCTTAAATTTCTGGCAGCCAGTAACTGTGTATGCCAGTCGTCGCAGACATTGCATATCACATCAGCCCTAAGGAGCTTTAAGTACAAATCTCTTGCAGCCAGAAGGGAGGTTCCCAGTCCAAACAAGGTGACGGTTCTG is a genomic window of Lacrimispora sphenoides containing:
- the murQ gene encoding N-acetylmuramic acid 6-phosphate etherase, with the protein product MIDLSVLTTESRNPDTMNLDEMTPLQIAAIMNQEDEKAVKAVEEVLPQIATAIEWATDSLKAGGRIIYIGAGTSGRLGVLDAVECPPTFGVPRELVVGLIAGGDKAFVEAVEGAEDSETLCEAELKEIGLTSKDIVIGLAASGRTPYVIYGLDFANKTGCHTVAIACNKGSDVGKKAKLAIEPVTGPEVLTGSTRLKAGTAQKMILNMISTGSMVGIGKAYENLMVDVKQSNEKLVVRSQNIVMTATGCTREEAETVLKQAEGHVKTAITMILLDCDPEDARQKLSQAGGKIRKALK
- a CDS encoding MurR/RpiR family transcriptional regulator, which codes for MKGLLVRIDSYLQDAGEAEKELIKRLHKNPESVLRKSIKEIAKETYTSPATVVRLCKKLGCKGYKDFQNTLAYEVALFQESRDIAFQKITREDSMEDIIYKVTKKNIESLETTQKLIEPKVVAECVKLLENSRTVTLFGLGTSLLAARDLYLKLLRADVICNVCDDWHTQLLAARNLRKGDLAIAISYSGLTEEILQCVKEAKGNGAKVIAITRAVESELASEADFVLPVAATELIHRSGAMSSRISQLNVIDIFFTAYVNRNYDVCMSKFTKNYIQKKGSTEHD